A stretch of DNA from Lotus japonicus ecotype B-129 chromosome 4, LjGifu_v1.2:
CTAGATGAGAAAAGGGAATAAGCACATGAGTGATCAGTATAAAAGAAAGGGTGATCATGTATATATGCGTTGGAATGGAGAGTGATGGAAGGAAAAAGATTGGTGTGTGTCcattatcaaaatcaaaacaTGCACCTTCTATGCGCACTAACATCACCAAAGTGCACATTTTGAATGTGGGCCCTTCCATCTTCCCCCATAGCCAAGCCAACTAAGAGTTATCACCCACATCATCAACACTCACCTTCTCAACCCATCATTGCCATCACTGAATTCTCTCCCACTCTTTCCTTTCTTCTTGCTTTCCATTTCCCCATTCACACACTAAAATGAATCCCCTTCACAATACCAACAACTAGATGCCAATGTTTTAGATTTTTTTGCTTTAGTAATTATGTGTTTGTCTCTCCCTTGGTCTAAAATCTAAACCATCTTTTCTTGAAGGGtgagagaaaaatagaaaaaaagttCTGATTTTTTGTGTGATGGGGTGTTGGTAAAGGAGCTGGTGCAAACTGCAAAGCTGTGTTTGGATTTGGCATAATGGGAAATTGCTGGTGTAGGTTGGAATCATCAGATTATAGAGTCTCATCCAATGTAAAGTCAGGTTGGTTTCccatttaccaaaaaaattccTTTCTCTATTTTGAATAATTTTCCTTTGTTTGGGTAATCATTATTTATCAGTTCCTGGAATGGTCAGTGTTTTTTTGGTGTGTGTCTTTGTAAAGGCTCTGACCAGATCAGATACCATGTTTCTCTCCTTCTGGTTGTCTCTCTAGAAATGGTTTTTtgatctctttctttcttttgtttttgctcTACTTTTTTGTTTCAATATGAggctttcatatttttttagcaTTCCAAATTTCCTATTTCCCTACTTGCTTTTGTGTTAATCATCCTTTGTgcttttttgtgttttaattGAAGTTTTCTCTCTAGTTATTAAGGCAatgtttggaaatctttctatagttaattttaaaaacgAAAATCAATTATCAGGAGAATGAGAAGTTTTTGTGAGTAGTTATGCCTCAATTGATTATAAGAATAAATAAGCTAATCTACGAATCAACTAAGTCTCAGTAGAATTTTTTTATGTAGTGCTATAGCTTCAAAACTTTTCCTTTAGGCAAGCTAATATCATGCAAATCATTAGAAGAAAAAGTGAACAAGAAAACGGGAATCAGCATATAAGAGTCACATATTGTCTTCTTCAATTCTTTTTAACTTTTCTAAAGTGGCTCCAATGTAGAATCTGTTAATATGACCCCTGATCACCTTTTCCTTATGCATGCTTCCAAGTAGGTTGGCTAGCTTGTAGTTTTTAGAAACCTCTAACTCTATTGGTTGGGTTTTATCTTTACTATTTTCTATGAAATAATGAAAACTATTGGTgggtttttaaaatattataggTTGCTTCACTATTATAATATattcccatatccatgcttttgAAAGATAACTTTTTCTTATATGCCTATTTTGTCTTCTGTGGAAGATATGAATAGGAGTCGTGTAGACATGATCACATTGGAACATTTATTTTCAGTCCTCATGCcagtgttaatttttttatttatatgtcAATAATGATTTGTGCACAGTCACAATGCACATCTAGCAGAAACTTCAAAAAATTACATTTCTAAAACTAatattttaatgtaatttttttagtgATTTGAAAACTGATTTACAAAACCAGGTAAATCAGGAAAACTGATCTAAAAGTCATTTCTCTTATTGATGCATCAAAAGAACAAAACCAGGTAATCAAACAAAGGCATGATGATAGTAAGTTACCATCCAACCCTGAAGAAGTAGAAGACCTTCGCCGCGATTCAGCAGCAAATCCATTGATTGCATTCACTTATGATGAGCTAAAGCTGATCACTGGAAATTTTAGGCCAGATCGTGTGttgggaggaggaggatttggAAGTGTTTATAAAGGTTTTATTTCTGAGGTGTTAAGACAGGGGCTTCCttctgttgctgttgctgttaagGTTCATGATGGTGACAACAGTCATCAAGGCCACAGAGAATGGCTGGTATATATCTACAATTTATATTGTTGAAATCTATTTCGGACTCAACTTTTTGCTGTTGAATTTTCCTAAATTCATTGCATTGCAGACAAAGCTATTAAAATTATCTGACCAGAATTAAAAATTTGACATCAAATATACAACGAGTTTTGTTACATATAGGTTGTTTGATCATTTGATCTAATCAGTGTGAAGCTCTGACCGCATCAAATTTAGGAAACTTAGATTGTAGGAAATCCAAATTCATTTTCATTGTATTAATTTGGGGTGTCTCAAGGTGTTTACTAATCATTATTGTTTATGAAATCATGTTACTGACAATTCATGATGATGTAACTAAAAAATGATACATTGGTTATAGAAGTTTTGTAAGATTTATTGAGATTTCCATTGCTTTCTAGGCAGAAGTCATATTTTTGGGGCAGCTTTCACATCCAAATCTAGTGAAATTAATTGGATATTGCTGTGAAGATGAGCATAGGGTGCTAATATATGAGTACATGGCCCGGGGAAGTGTGGAGCACAATTTGTTCTCAAGTAAGTATATTATGTCACCTTTTATGAATATTGAAATTCTGCACACTCTTATTGATATTACAAGCTTGGACATTACTGGGACATGTTTATTAAGATGCCATCAATAATGCATCTAACCATGGCTAGCAAGGAATTTAAACAATGTCTAGAAGGATGCCACTTGATTTTTTAGATGCATCTCACCTTATTGCCTTGTCTAGGTTGTCTACAACAATGTTGACCCTTGGACATATAAAGTGACTTTATTCCATTTTTAAAGTTTCTACTTTCTAGAATAATGCCAAAGTTAGAAAAGTAGGTGAAGCCATTCAACCCTGGTCTTTGATACTTCATTAAGAAATGTGATTTGGATGGGTTTGATGAGGATATAAACATGTGTGACGGAAACTAAAAGGAACAAGCTGGTTATATGATACATTTACACTAACTCTTTTTCAATTCATCAATTcatcaattttctttttctttttatatccTATTAGATATCATATATCTTCTATCTTATATTCTTATCTCTATTTAAGTGTGAGTAAAATTAGAGTGTGAAGAAATTATTTTCCTATAAAATATGACAAAATAAATCTACAACCTTTACTAATCATATATGATATCAATGTAAAAGATACTGGATCAGAATTCCTTCACAATTTGAGAAAGTTAGTGAAattaaaatgaagaaaaaactgAGATGTGAATCAAtaaaaactcttttatttttggtgtttaatagaaaaaaaaatctgcaATGGTTAGACCGACGGTTAAATTCGTCCCTTTTAGAGTTCAACCTCTTTAAAATTTGATTATGCAAGGTGAGTCAGAATAAGCTGAAGGGTAAGGAATCCTGTCTCATTTTAGTGGATTGACGAGTTGACCCGATAGCCTAGATTAGACTTGTTTGCCAATCTTAATtacttaaataaaaatataaagaaaattaTGAGAGTAATGGGAAAAATGATGATAAATAATGTGGTAATTTAAGAGTGTTTACAAAATTATTTCAAACTCAAAATGAGCTCAATTACTTTAACTAAACTCAACATGGAGTCTCTCAAGACGAGATCCACTTTATTCATCTAcctaattaatttcattttactCTACCCGATTTTAAAACAATCAAGCATTAACTAAACTCAACATTTGTCtaaatgatatgatatgatactACTCcattaacctttttttttgagTGACTGCTCCAAGGACTTGAGCTTGGTCAAATGGGTCAAAATGGTTTCTCTTCATTTTTGTTGCTCAGCCCACTGATCGAGTTGTTCACGTTGGCCCATTATGTATAAAAAATCATGTGTTCCTTGGTCAATTTGCCTGTTTACTTTTTGTTGTTCCATGATCTATTCTAATGTGTGTTTACTTAAATATTGCAGAAATTTTGCTTCCCTTGCCATGGTCCATAAGAATGAAGATTGCATTTGGCGCTGCAAAGGGACTTGCATTTCTTCATGAAGCAGAAAAACCTGTCATCTACCGTGATTTTAAGACATCAAATATCTTACTAGACCAGGTCAGTAATACATGTTATTTTT
This window harbors:
- the LOC130714715 gene encoding probable serine/threonine-protein kinase PBL16, coding for MGNCWCRLESSDYRVSSNVKSEQNQVIKQRHDDSKLPSNPEEVEDLRRDSAANPLIAFTYDELKLITGNFRPDRVLGGGGFGSVYKGFISEVLRQGLPSVAVAVKVHDGDNSHQGHREWLAEVIFLGQLSHPNLVKLIGYCCEDEHRVLIYEYMARGSVEHNLFSKILLPLPWSIRMKIAFGAAKGLAFLHEAEKPVIYRDFKTSNILLDQDYNAKLSDFGLAKDGPVGDKSHVSTRIMGTYGYAAPEYIMTGHLTPRSDVYSFGVVLLELLTGRKSLDKLRPAREQNLTEWALPLLKEKKKVQNIIDPRLEGHYPEKGFHKAAMLAYHCLNKNPKARPLMRDIVDSLEPLTTYSEVSIEKTLTIVGEVPEAELKKKDEK